From a single Clostridium isatidis genomic region:
- a CDS encoding DUF4116 domain-containing protein gives MDNTVKKIKKDGLLLKNIPKKEQTLEICKVAISQNPKALKYASRKCIDAKICLNAIQQDGNVFPYIPNKFITKSMCLLAIQTNADLLNYVPKEWKTSEICLFAITKKPWTFSYVPEGIRYEVFNKETPVELLNSIVKYDISWLRYMPFSQNGVDICLAYIKKDLSNSNYIPKEIRKNKEILYYQKAQGKLTVLSKLYNSETRLFMAKTKVVYDRRPFFFDDDRIIDSSYTVIAEFQDFDEFYSFVDEDLYDAELREYKFEGIDLKNYNIEGAVIHHDVLIKQGLFDGKYFDELRKVIECMDFSEFEKNEISLVSEFNYLKPVDEDGYNEFDNSQIPLFYISDIHLCHRLLHKFKEGATREEIRWFIKLLAQKMITSVGTLPNDSYLLIAGDTSSKFEIAKIFYEELLIYFKPQNIVVIHGNHELWDPWDEIENNIQLYRKYFKGLGITFLQNDLLLVNDKHEQIILSEKEILELSNKELRAKAQNCSIVLLGGIGFSGLNSKYNATNMRYGKSFEELVSAEEALRKDISETYRFDNIYRKLLQSIPRNKVIVLTHMQKWDWNSEPHNPNWIYVNGHSHLNYFDISNNMVVYADNQIGYKTETIGLKYFYIDNEYDIFTYLEDGIHEITREQYLSFNKGKLVKISFSREGGQIYMIKKNGNYMFFIYCLYSERSKNKYLYLLNGGKLIKLLRNSLGDLQYYYDTIDIYKENVQQLLKLYTGSQKIISEFVKKLGGSGKIHGCIVDVEKPGNFEQYSYCHLFVNPIDGKVTPYFAYDVKSRIIYKDFKSLIESQKSCKLLKKNYTRLENEQNLSIPMLQYSSNQLEKWENESSLYDEGSYLYKISKIIKSLQYITEKGIIRLWNEDLLNYDFVNHTRDANRIEDMIDDKLILEVTGD, from the coding sequence ATGGATAATACTGTAAAGAAAATAAAAAAAGATGGACTTCTATTAAAAAACATACCCAAAAAGGAACAAACACTAGAAATATGTAAAGTGGCTATTAGCCAAAATCCAAAGGCCTTAAAATATGCATCTAGAAAATGTATTGATGCAAAAATTTGCTTGAATGCTATCCAGCAGGATGGAAATGTATTTCCGTACATTCCAAATAAGTTTATTACAAAAAGCATGTGCTTGTTGGCTATTCAGACTAATGCAGATTTACTTAATTATGTTCCTAAAGAATGGAAAACGAGTGAAATATGTTTGTTTGCAATAACAAAGAAGCCATGGACTTTTTCATATGTTCCTGAGGGGATAAGATATGAGGTATTTAATAAAGAAACTCCTGTAGAACTTCTTAATAGTATAGTTAAATATGATATAAGTTGGTTAAGATATATGCCTTTTTCTCAGAATGGCGTAGATATATGTTTAGCATATATTAAGAAAGACTTGTCTAATTCTAATTATATTCCTAAGGAGATAAGGAAAAATAAAGAAATCTTATATTACCAGAAAGCGCAAGGAAAATTAACTGTACTTAGTAAATTATATAATTCCGAAACAAGGCTATTTATGGCGAAAACAAAGGTAGTTTATGACAGAAGGCCATTCTTTTTTGATGATGATAGAATAATTGATAGTTCATATACTGTCATAGCTGAATTCCAGGATTTTGATGAATTTTACAGTTTTGTAGATGAAGATTTATATGATGCTGAATTGCGAGAATATAAATTTGAAGGTATAGACTTAAAAAACTACAACATAGAAGGAGCAGTGATTCATCATGATGTTTTGATAAAACAAGGGTTATTTGATGGCAAGTATTTCGATGAGTTAAGGAAAGTTATAGAATGCATGGATTTTTCTGAATTTGAGAAAAACGAAATTAGTTTAGTTAGTGAATTTAATTATCTAAAGCCAGTGGATGAGGATGGATATAACGAATTTGATAACAGTCAAATACCGCTTTTCTATATAAGTGATATTCATCTATGCCATAGACTTTTACATAAATTTAAAGAAGGAGCAACCAGGGAAGAGATAAGATGGTTTATTAAATTATTAGCACAGAAAATGATTACATCAGTAGGAACCCTTCCTAACGATAGCTATCTATTAATTGCTGGGGATACTTCTTCTAAATTTGAGATAGCAAAAATATTTTATGAGGAATTATTAATTTATTTTAAGCCCCAAAATATTGTAGTTATCCATGGTAACCATGAACTTTGGGATCCTTGGGATGAAATTGAAAACAATATTCAGTTATATCGTAAATACTTTAAAGGACTAGGAATCACATTTCTACAAAATGACTTACTTCTGGTGAATGACAAACATGAGCAAATTATACTTAGTGAAAAAGAGATTCTTGAACTAAGTAATAAAGAATTAAGGGCAAAGGCACAGAATTGTTCGATAGTCTTGCTAGGAGGTATTGGATTTAGTGGCCTAAATAGCAAATACAATGCAACTAATATGAGATATGGAAAATCCTTTGAGGAACTAGTATCTGCTGAGGAGGCACTCAGAAAGGATATCTCTGAAACCTATAGATTTGATAATATATATCGAAAATTGTTACAGTCCATTCCTCGTAATAAGGTTATAGTACTTACACATATGCAGAAATGGGATTGGAATTCAGAACCACATAATCCCAACTGGATTTATGTAAATGGACATAGTCATCTTAATTACTTCGATATCAGCAATAATATGGTGGTTTATGCGGATAATCAAATTGGTTATAAAACAGAAACTATAGGACTGAAATACTTTTATATTGATAATGAATATGATATTTTTACATATTTAGAAGATGGAATTCATGAAATAACGAGGGAGCAGTATTTAAGTTTCAATAAGGGTAAGCTAGTAAAAATATCATTTAGTAGAGAAGGTGGTCAGATTTACATGATAAAGAAAAATGGAAACTATATGTTCTTTATTTATTGTTTATATTCTGAGCGCTCAAAAAATAAATATCTTTACTTATTGAATGGGGGTAAATTGATTAAGTTATTACGTAATAGCCTAGGAGATTTACAATATTACTATGATACTATTGATATATATAAGGAAAATGTTCAGCAATTATTGAAGCTCTACACCGGTTCACAGAAGATAATCTCTGAGTTCGTAAAAAAACTTGGCGGATCTGGAAAGATTCATGGTTGCATAGTAGACGTAGAGAAACCAGGAAATTTTGAACAATATTCTTATTGCCACTTGTTTGTTAATCCAATAGATGGTAAGGTCACACCTTATTTTGCATATGATGTAAAATCCAGAATTATTTACAAGGATTTCAAATCCTTAATAGAATCACAGAAATCATGTAAATTATTGAAAAAGAATTACACAAGACTTGAAAATGAACAGAATTTAAGTATACCTATGCTACAATATTCTTCTAATCAGTTGGAAAAATGGGAAAATGAAAGTTCTTTGTATGATGAGGGAAGTTATCTTTATAAAATTTCAAAAATAATTAAGAGTCTGCAGTATATTACTGAAAAAGGTATTATTCGATTATGGAATGAAGACCTGCTAAACTATGATTTTGTTAATCATACTAGGGATGCAAATAGAATTGAGGATATGATTGACGATAAATTAATTTTGGAGGTGACTGGTGACTAG
- a CDS encoding SDR family NAD(P)-dependent oxidoreductase, whose translation MFDLTGKVVVITGASSGLGAQMAKGFAGQGADLVITARRIEKLEALAKEIREMGVRCLPIQCDVTDSDNVDAAAKKAEKEYGKVDVLVNCAGSAKNAGVLEMTNEEWDFTIDTDLTSVFYVTRAFANIMKKNNYGRIINISSMYGLVGNTAIDTVAYHSSKGGVVNFTRAVAAELAKYNITCNCICPGYFETELTADTLNTDEFSAYMKATVPLGRYGNSGELNAGAIFLASNEASYVTGVILPIDGGYTCV comes from the coding sequence ATGTTTGATTTAACAGGAAAAGTTGTTGTAATTACAGGTGCTTCTTCAGGTTTAGGTGCACAAATGGCAAAAGGATTTGCTGGACAGGGGGCAGATTTAGTCATTACTGCAAGAAGAATTGAAAAACTTGAAGCACTTGCTAAAGAAATTCGTGAAATGGGCGTTCGTTGTTTACCAATTCAATGTGACGTTACAGATTCTGATAATGTTGATGCAGCTGCAAAGAAAGCTGAAAAAGAATATGGTAAAGTTGATGTTTTAGTTAACTGTGCCGGTTCTGCAAAGAATGCCGGAGTACTTGAGATGACTAATGAAGAGTGGGATTTCACTATAGATACTGACTTAACTAGTGTATTCTATGTTACACGTGCTTTTGCAAATATTATGAAGAAAAATAACTATGGTCGTATAATTAATATATCTTCTATGTATGGATTAGTAGGTAATACTGCTATAGACACTGTTGCTTACCACTCATCTAAGGGTGGAGTTGTAAACTTCACAAGAGCAGTTGCAGCTGAGCTGGCAAAATATAATATTACTTGTAATTGTATTTGCCCTGGCTACTTTGAAACAGAGCTTACTGCTGATACCCTTAATACAGATGAATTTTCAGCTTATATGAAAGCCACAGTACCTCTAGGAAGATATGGTAATAGTGGTGAATTAAACGCAGGAGCTATATTCCTTGCAAGTAATGAGGCATCATATGTAACAGGGGTTATCCTTCCGATAGATGGCGGTTATACTTGCGTATAA
- a CDS encoding uracil-DNA glycosylase family protein, with protein MAIFKEIEEEIMKDEMNAIYTEKGILPLFKASKDARIVIVGQAPGRKAEETHLFWNDPSGDRLREWMGISREIFYKTDRIGHLPMDFYYPGKAKTGDKPPRKGFAEKWHQRILKEMPKVETIILVGSYAQKYYLGKSRKKNLTETVKNFKEYLPEYLPLVHPSPLNYGWLKQNPWFESDVLPILKTIVENSLNP; from the coding sequence ATGGCAATTTTTAAAGAAATTGAAGAAGAAATAATGAAAGATGAGATGAATGCAATCTATACAGAAAAAGGAATCCTACCGTTATTTAAAGCCTCTAAAGATGCTCGCATTGTTATCGTGGGTCAAGCACCGGGACGTAAGGCAGAAGAAACACATTTGTTTTGGAATGATCCAAGTGGTGATCGCTTACGAGAATGGATGGGCATATCTAGGGAGATATTCTATAAAACTGATCGTATAGGTCATTTACCTATGGATTTTTATTATCCAGGAAAAGCAAAGACAGGAGATAAGCCACCTAGAAAAGGCTTTGCAGAAAAATGGCATCAAAGGATACTAAAAGAAATGCCAAAGGTTGAAACCATAATTCTTGTGGGAAGTTACGCCCAAAAATATTATTTAGGTAAAAGCCGTAAAAAGAATTTAACGGAAACAGTTAAGAATTTCAAGGAATATTTACCTGAATATCTACCATTAGTCCATCCTTCTCCATTAAATTATGGTTGGCTAAAGCAAAACCCATGGTTTGAAAGTGATGTTTTACCTATATTAAAAACAATTGTAGAAAATAGCCTTAATCCCTAA
- a CDS encoding ABC transporter ATP-binding protein: MKVEENRKPIFSAKNVTMDFKVARKGIFAKKSTIRALNDISFELYPGEALAIVGESGCGKSTICRIAMRFYKPTYGKMYFDNENIHELKGEKLKEYRQKSQMIFQDPFSSLNPLFNIYYHLKRPLQLYHTSDKETMYKKMDEYLTMVGLTPPKEQGEKFPHQLSGGQKQRAYIARVLAVGADVIFADEPTSMLDVSIRLGILNLLNKLKKEMKKSFIYITHDIATARYFADRIIVLYAGHMVEWGDVDKVICNPKHPYTKLLIAAAPDPEREEKIDLPVIRDKDTEIRQWTPESKGCPFRTRCPEAREICASKCPEAREVESGQFIRCIHG; encoded by the coding sequence ATGAAAGTAGAAGAAAATAGAAAGCCAATATTTAGTGCAAAAAATGTAACGATGGATTTTAAAGTTGCTAGAAAAGGCATATTTGCAAAGAAAAGTACTATTCGTGCTTTAAATGACATATCTTTTGAATTATATCCTGGAGAAGCATTAGCTATAGTTGGAGAATCTGGTTGCGGTAAGTCTACTATTTGTAGAATTGCCATGAGATTTTATAAGCCAACTTATGGAAAAATGTATTTTGATAATGAGAATATTCATGAATTGAAAGGTGAAAAGCTTAAAGAATATAGGCAAAAATCACAAATGATTTTTCAAGATCCCTTTTCATCTTTGAATCCATTATTTAATATATATTATCATCTTAAAAGACCATTACAACTTTATCATACTTCAGATAAAGAGACAATGTATAAAAAGATGGATGAATATTTAACAATGGTTGGTCTAACACCACCTAAAGAACAAGGAGAAAAATTCCCTCACCAACTTTCAGGAGGACAAAAGCAAAGAGCTTATATTGCAAGAGTCCTAGCAGTTGGTGCAGATGTAATTTTTGCTGATGAACCCACCTCTATGTTGGATGTATCAATAAGATTGGGGATTTTAAACTTACTAAATAAACTCAAAAAAGAAATGAAAAAATCTTTTATATATATTACTCATGATATTGCTACAGCAAGATATTTTGCTGATAGAATAATAGTATTATATGCTGGTCATATGGTTGAGTGGGGAGATGTAGATAAAGTAATTTGTAATCCAAAACATCCATATACGAAACTTCTTATAGCTGCAGCTCCAGATCCAGAAAGAGAAGAAAAAATTGATTTGCCTGTTATAAGAGATAAAGATACAGAAATAAGACAGTGGACTCCTGAAAGTAAGGGGTGTCCTTTTAGAACAAGATGTCCAGAAGCAAGAGAAATTTGTGCAAGTAAATGTCCGGAAGCAAGAGAAGTGGAATCTGGACAATTCATTAGATGTATACATGGTTAG
- a CDS encoding ABC transporter ATP-binding protein: MGAVLEVENLCVDYITENGHIRAVDNVSFVIEEGKSLGLAGESGCGKSTIAYSLMRLHRPPALINRGKIIMDGKDILSLSENELQKFRWKKISMVFQSAMNCLNPVVTLEKQFFELYRTHDITKSRKEARKMAEELLKIVGIPPERLKDYPHQLSGGMRQRAVIAMALALKPKLLILDEPTTALDTVVQRDILQKIYELKKEFNFSILFITHDISLMMEFCDTVAIMYAGKIVEQAPSKKILKKPQHPYSYGLKNSFPSLQGEVKYMEGIPGSPLDLKCIPKGCRFQDRCFKATKICFEKEPEISLLDEGFFFCHNPL, from the coding sequence ATGGGAGCAGTACTTGAAGTAGAAAATCTTTGTGTTGATTATATAACAGAAAATGGACACATAAGAGCTGTAGATAATGTAAGCTTTGTCATTGAGGAAGGTAAAAGCTTAGGATTAGCAGGAGAATCAGGCTGTGGCAAAAGTACTATTGCCTATTCACTAATGAGACTGCATAGACCTCCGGCACTTATTAATAGGGGAAAAATAATAATGGACGGCAAAGATATTTTATCTTTATCAGAGAATGAATTACAAAAGTTTAGATGGAAAAAGATAAGTATGGTTTTTCAATCAGCTATGAATTGTTTAAATCCAGTTGTCACTCTTGAAAAACAATTTTTTGAACTATATAGGACTCATGACATTACTAAAAGTAGAAAAGAAGCAAGAAAGATGGCTGAAGAACTTTTAAAAATAGTTGGAATTCCCCCAGAGCGTTTAAAAGATTATCCTCATCAGCTCTCAGGAGGAATGAGACAACGTGCTGTAATTGCAATGGCACTAGCCCTTAAACCTAAACTCCTTATATTAGATGAACCGACTACAGCCTTAGATACGGTGGTTCAAAGAGATATATTACAAAAAATATACGAGTTAAAAAAAGAATTTAATTTTTCAATTTTGTTTATTACCCATGATATTAGCTTAATGATGGAATTTTGTGATACAGTAGCTATTATGTATGCAGGAAAAATTGTTGAACAAGCACCTTCAAAAAAGATACTTAAAAAACCACAACATCCATATTCTTATGGTTTAAAAAATTCATTCCCTTCTTTACAAGGGGAAGTAAAATACATGGAAGGTATTCCAGGTTCGCCATTAGATTTAAAATGTATCCCTAAAGGATGTAGATTCCAGGATAGATGTTTTAAAGCAACTAAGATATGTTTTGAAAAAGAACCAGAAATAAGTTTATTAGACGAAGGATTCTTCTTTTGTCATAATCCATTATAA
- a CDS encoding ABC transporter permease: protein MGSTRYNVVKKFSNSKIVNFLKDSPKTVVGLILISIVLVLTLGAKLFTPYGPMETFDGLWRAAPSAEHILGTTQAGKDVWTQTLYGGRVSILVGIFAGSIAVLLSLIVGITAGYFGGIVDNIITTIINIIMVIPQTVLLLIIASMVGRISPLAIGIIIGITSWPWGARIYRAQTMSLRNREFIRSAETLGESKIRTLFVEIMPNMLSMITSGFIGTLIYAIMAQSFIEFIGFGDRMSVTWGQMLNNAQSTGALSSGVWWEILGPSVFLILFGSGLTLVNFSIDELSNPKLRAQRIMRKYYKEKKAQEKLLRKQVVGITNNKGGIK from the coding sequence ATGGGAAGTACGAGGTATAATGTGGTGAAGAAATTTTCAAATTCTAAAATAGTTAATTTTTTAAAAGATAGTCCTAAAACTGTTGTTGGATTGATCTTAATATCAATTGTACTTGTATTAACTCTTGGAGCTAAATTATTTACACCATATGGACCGATGGAAACCTTTGATGGCTTATGGCGTGCAGCACCATCAGCTGAGCATATTCTTGGAACTACACAAGCTGGTAAAGATGTATGGACCCAAACCTTATATGGTGGAAGAGTATCAATATTAGTTGGAATTTTTGCAGGTTCAATAGCAGTTCTTTTAAGCTTAATAGTTGGAATTACTGCAGGTTATTTTGGAGGTATAGTTGATAATATTATTACAACTATAATTAATATAATTATGGTTATTCCTCAAACAGTATTGTTATTAATAATAGCATCAATGGTAGGAAGAATTTCTCCATTAGCAATTGGAATTATTATAGGAATTACTTCCTGGCCATGGGGAGCACGTATTTATAGGGCACAAACTATGAGTTTAAGAAATAGAGAATTTATTAGATCGGCAGAAACCTTGGGAGAGTCAAAGATACGTACATTGTTTGTGGAAATAATGCCTAATATGTTGTCAATGATAACTTCAGGATTTATCGGTACACTAATATATGCCATTATGGCACAATCTTTTATTGAGTTTATTGGCTTTGGCGATAGAATGTCAGTGACTTGGGGACAAATGTTAAATAATGCCCAAAGCACAGGAGCTTTAAGTAGTGGTGTATGGTGGGAAATATTAGGACCAAGTGTATTTCTTATATTATTCGGCTCAGGTTTAACATTAGTAAACTTCTCAATTGATGAATTATCTAATCCAAAATTAAGGGCTCAAAGGATTATGAGAAAATATTATAAAGAAAAGAAAGCCCAAGAAAAATTATTAAGGAAACAAGTTGTAGGAATTACTAATAATAAAGGAGGGATTAAGTGA